The genomic window AAAAACAATATTATTGGGGACTTTAAATTTGTATTGTCTGAAAAATTCTTATCAAATGACAACGATTTAAGATGGCATGAAAACATTATCATGAATTCTTACTTCTTCATCAAAAAACTGAGTTTGTCTGAAGAAAGAGCTTTCGGCTTGGACAGCAGCTCTGTTAAAATAGAAAAATTCCCGATGGTGCTTCATGCTCCAGAAAATATTGGATTAACGCGAATTATTTCAAAAGAATAAAAAGCTTAACAATAATTTCAAAAAACACTCTAAATTAGAGTGTTTTTTCATTTAGTGAAAGTCTAAAGCAAGATTCAGTATTAAAAATTTAACTTTCAATCAATTAATAGTACCTTTGCAACTCAAAATATAGAAATGAGATTACACAGAAATTTAGTTTATACTACCATTGACTCTTTAAATGCAATTTTCAACGAAGGAGAATATGCCGATAAAGTGGTAGCTAGAGCATTAAAAAAAGACAAACGTTGGGGAAGTTCTGACAGGAAGTTTGTTGCTGAAACCATATACGAAATTGTTCGCTGGAAACGATTATACGCTGAAATTGCCGAAGTAAAAGAACCTTATGACAGAGACAATCTATGGAGAATGTTTGCGGTTTGGGCTGTTTTACGCGGTTATCCAATTCCAGATTGGAGACAATTGGAAGGAACTCCTGAAAGAAAAATTAAAGGTCGTTTTGACGAATTATCTAAAACTAGAGCCATCAAAGAATCTATTCCAGATTGGATGGATGAATTGGGTGTGAAAGAACTTGGAGAAAAAGTTTGGGCAAAAGAAATTGCAGCTCAAAATCAGCCTGCAAAAGTTATTCTTAGAACCAACACTTTAAAAGGTACTAAAGAAAGTCTTCGCAATACTTTAATGGACTTAAATATTGAAACTGAATATTTAAAAGACCAGCCAGAAGCTCTTGTTTTAAAAGAAAGAGCCAATGTATTTTTGACAGATGCTTTTAAACAAGGTTTATTTGAAGTTCAAGATGCCAACTCTCAACTAGTTGCAGGATTTTTGGATGTAAAACCAGGAATGCGTGTTGTAGATACTTGCGCTGGAGCGGGCGGAAAAACATTGCACATGGCTTCTTTAATGGAAAATAAAGGACAATTGATTGCAATGGACTTGTACGAAAGTAAATTGAAGCAATTGAAATTAAGAGCAAAAAGAAATGGCGCTTTTAATATTGAATATCGCATTATCGACAGCACAAAAGTGATTAAAAAATTACACGAAAAAGCTGATCGCGTTTTAATTGATGCACCTTGTAGCGGATTAGGAGTTTTGAAAAGAAACCCTGATTCTAAATGGAAATTACAACCTGAATTTATCGATAACATTCGTAAAGTTCAGAGTGAAGTTTTAGAAAACTATTCTAAAATTGTAAAACCGGGCGGAAAATTAGTTTATGCAACTTGTTCAGTTCTTCCATCAGAGAACCAAGAGCAAGTAGAAAAGTTCTTAAAAACAGAAATCGGAAAACAATTTACTTTTATTGAAGACCGTAAAATGTTAGCTTCAGAATCTGGTTTTGACGGATTCTATATGGCACTACTGGAACGTAAAAAATAGGGAATTCCAATATTTAAATTCCAAATTCCAATTTGTTTTGGAATAACTCAATACTAAAAATTCCAAATTCCAATCTTAAAACTTGGAATTTGGAATTTTTTATTTTTTTCTACATATAGTTTTGTCATTTCGACCGAAGGGAGACCCGAGCGATAGCGAATTGGCGAAGCAAATCTCCGCAAGTAGCACCACCCCAAAATGTCAAATCTTTGCGGAGTTTCTGGCGAAGATTTCTCCCTTCGGTCGAAATGACAAGATTGCGAAAAACTTGAAATTTATTTTTGCGTTCCAGCTTGGAACGTCACTAGTCAAGTTTTAAACGCTCAGCATTGGAATTTGGAATTTTTTATTTTTGAATTTTACTCTTGCAAAGTAGGTTTACGAAGTAATTTTCCGTTTTCGTTTTCTTTGAATTTAGAAACAAAAACAATTTCTTTTGGTTTTTCGTACTTCCCTAAAACATCGAAAAAATCAGGAGCAAATTCTTGTTTTTCCCCTTCCACAACCAAAATCAATTTTTCTCCCAAAGTGGTATCTGGAAGTCCTGTTACAAAAAACCTGTTGGCAATTTTCCCAATCAACTTAGCTTCAATCTGTTCTGGAATCAGCTTCACTCCTCCACTATTGATTACGTTATCAATTCGACCTAAAAACTTAAATTGCTGTTCATTTACTAATTCCACCAAATCATTCGTTACAATTGGCTCATCAGAAATAGAGGCGACATTAATAACCAAGCACTGACGATCGTCTTGGGAGATTTTCACATTTGGAAGAATAGAAAAAACAGAATCACCTAAACGTTTTGCAGCGATATGAGTGATAGTTTCGGTCATTCCGTATGTTTCGTAAATTTCTGTTTTAAGAGGTAATAATTTTTCTTCAAGAGCCGAATCTAATTTTGCTCCTCCTATAATTAGTTTTCGCACTTTAGAAAGTCCTTCTATAGAGTTCTGAACTTGAAGCGGCACCATTGCCACAAAATCGTATGTTGTTGTATTAAATTGCAATGGATGCAAACTTGGTGAAACCACATCTAATTCCAATCCTAAAATTAAACTTCTCACCAGCATCATCTTCCCTGCTATAAATTGAGTCGGCAGACACAGTAAGGCTTTATCTCCTGGTTCTAAACCAAAAAAATCACCTGTTGCCAAAGCTGACTGGATCATGGATTGTTTCCTTAATTTAACTAGTTTTGGAAGCCCTGTTGTTCCAGAAGTCGTCATCTCGATATAATCCTTTTTATCAAACCAATCCAAAAAGAATTCTCCAATGGATTGTTCGTAAGCATCACCTTCTTTTATGTAACTATAAGCGATTTGACACAAATCTTTTGCATTTAAATGATATCCATTTAATTTGAAATAATTGTGAACTTTATTGTGAGTTAAGTTTTGCATATTCTTAAGCATTTAATTCGACATTACTAATTTTTCCTGTTAGTTTTTCTTTCCAATTGGTCCAGCCATATTTTTTACTAAAAATAAAAAGCAGGATTGGGTAAATAACAACAACTGGCAGAATTACATCAATTCCTGCCGAAGGTTCTGAAAGATCTTTAAATATAGAATTCGTTTGAAAAACGGTCCAATCTGAAGTAACCAATAATGCTCCAACAAGATTGTTAGCAGCATGAAATCCAAGTGCTAATTCCATTCCTTCGTCCATCAAAGTGATAACCCCTAAAAATAATCCAGTTCCTATATAATAAATCATGATAATACTTCCCATTTTTTCGACTTCTGGATTGGTCCAGTGCATAGAGCCAAATATAAGAGAAGTCATTAGGAGCGGAAACCATCTATTCTGAGCTAAATTGGCAAATCCCTGCATTAAATATCCCCTAAAAACATATTCTTCAGTAGAAGTTTGAATCGGAATTAAAACACATCCTAAAACTGCTAATATCAAAAATGGTACTAATTTAAACTGCAACACAAACTGCTCTGGAGATCTTAAATATACAAACAAAAAACTGAGCACTGAGAAAAATGACCATAAAAAGAAAGAAAACCAGATTCTTTTCCAATCTACTTTAGATCTTGATGTTGTCACCGACAAGAGAGTTTGATGGTGCATATATTTTACCACAAAATAAATTCCTGCAAAGGCAAAAATAAAAGAAATCATTACTAGAAAAAGAGTTGTATTGCTTTCAAACATTTTCATCACTCCTTCATTTGTAGTTGGAAAAGCAATATGATCTCTAAATGTTTTATAAAATACAGCTGCAGTAATTGGAATTTGCCCTATAAAAGAGGCCGAAATAATAAAGACTGACCCTAAAAGATATTTCCAAAATTTGTTTTCGGGTTTAATCCCTTGCTCTAAAAACATAAAATTAAAATTTTAAAAAATGAGAATTTAAATTTGATAAGTTAGTCTTACTTTTGATATTGCTAAAATACCTCCTTTTTAATGTATGAATATTAAACATTTAAATATAGCAAAATGATACAAATCTACCACAATCCGAGATGCGGAAAATCGAGAAATTGCCTTGCTTTTATTGAAAAGTCGAATCAGGATTTTGAAATCATACCTTACTTAACTGAAACTCCATCTTTTGACCAGTTAAAAACATTATTGGGACAGTTAAATCTTGAACCAATCCAGCTGATTAGAACCAAAGAAAAAATCTGGATTGAAAATTTTAAAGGCAAAACTTTAAGTGACGATGAGATTATCAATGCCATGGTAGAAAATCCTATTTTAATCGAGCGTCCAATTGTTGTAAAAGACGGAAAAGCGATCATTGGCCGCGATCCAGAACTTGTTGCTTCTTTTTTAGATTGATTCTAAAATACCCTATTAACATTTTTTTGTGATTTTTCTCTTTAAACCAAAAACTACATTTGGCGTCTAAAGAGAAAAAGAAAACCAGAAAATGAAAAAAATCAAATTTGCTGTATTACTTGTATTCTTGTTTACAAGTTTTTACAATTATTCTCAACAAGGTCCGGGTGGCAGACCCAAAGTAAAAGTCACTGGAAAAGTTTTCGAGAAAGTAAGCAAACAACCATTAGAATACGCTACAATTTCGCTTACCAAACCAAATGACACAAAAGTTGTTGCTGGTGGTATCACAAACCCAAAAGGAGAATTTGAAGTTGCGGTTGCACCCGGAACTTACGATATAAAAGTGGAATTTATTTCATTCAAATCTACTGAAATTAAGCAAAAAAGTATTCAGGATGACACCAATTTAGGTGTTGTAAACCTATCTGAAGATGCTGCACAACTAAACGAAGTTGTAGTTCGTGCTGAAAAATCGACAGTCGAAATTAAACTGGACAAAAAAGTGTACAACGTTGGTCAAGACATGATCGTAAAAGGCGGAAGCGTGAGCGATGTTTTAGACAATGTTCCTTCTGTTTCTGTTGATACTGAAGGAAATGTAAGTTTAAGAGGAAGCGACAATATTCGTATTTTAATTGACGGAAGACCTTCACAGGCAATTAACGTTGCAGAAGCTTTGAGACAACTTCCGGCAGATGCCATTGATAAAGTAGAAGTAATTACAAATCCATCAGCACGTTATGATGCAGAAGGTGGATCTGGAATTATCAATATCATTCTTAAAAAAGGTAAAAATCAAGGTTTTAACGGAACTTTTATTGCCTCGACTGGTTTACCAGAAACGTATGGCGCAAGTGCCAACTTAAACTATAAAACTGAAAAGTTAAACTATTTCACAACTGCTGGTTACAACTATAGAACTACTGAAGGAGCTGGTAAAACAAACTCAGAATATTTTGATCAAAACGAAGTAACAAAAAGCTATTTAGACGAAAACCGTGATACAAAACGTGTCAGAAACGGATTTAACGAACGAGCTGGTGTTGAATGGACACTGACTCCTTCTACATTTTGGACAAATGCCATCAATTACCAAAAAAATACTGGTGATGATAGAGATTTGATCAATTATTACAACTACGATGCTGCACATAATTACACTGGAACATCGTATCGTTTAAATGACGCAGATACTGGAAGTGAAAACTTTGAGTACACTTCGAACTTGATTAAAAATTTCAACGATAAAGGACATAAACTTACTGCAGATCTTTCTATTTCAAGAAATACAGATGACAGCAATAGTACCATTACAGCTTCACCTAATTTCAATAATACGCTAAACGATCAGGTACAAAAACAAGTATTATTTCAGGCCGATTATGTTCTTCCATTAGGTAAAGGTGGGCAATTTGAAGCGGGTTACAAAGGAAGTTTTGGAGATTTGAATAATGAATATTATGTAACTACTATCGAAAATAATGTTCCAGTAAAAGATCCTAATCTATCAAACACATTAGAATACAAAGAAAATATCAATGCCCTTTACACTCAATATGGCTTCAAAGCAAACAAATTCTCTTATTTATTTGGTTTAAGATGGGAAGACACAGATATTCATGTAAACTTGCTAGACAACAATAATTTCAATACTAAGAAATACAACAACTTGTTTCCAAGTGCTTTTATTAGTTACGAAATCTCAGATCAAAGCAATTTTTCGGCAAGTTATAGCAAACGTTTATCTAGACCAAGAGGACGTTTCATGAACCCTGCTGTAAATTATGCGAGTAATATTAATATTTTTCAAGGAAATCCAGATTTAGATCCTTCTTTAACAGATAAATATGACATTGGTTATATCAAAAAATGGGATAAAGTAACCTTCAATACATCTGCTTATTTTGAAGACACAAAAGACGTTTTCAGCTTTGTAAGATCTCCTACCGGCGATTATGTAACTGCTGATGGTGAAGTGGTAACGCCTGCGCCAGGTGAGGTAGTTGACGGTACTCCAGTAATCAAAAGTCAGCCTATTAACTTAGGAAGAGAACAAAAATTTGGTTTCGAATTCACATTCAATTACACTCCGTATAAATGGTGGAAGTTAAACAGTAACTTCAATTTCTTTAATGTAAAAACTACAGGAGAGCATAGTTACATAGATACGCAAGGAAATACTATAGTTCAAGATTTAGACAATCAGGCTACATCTTGGTTTGCAAGAGTAAACTCTAAAGTTACTTTACCATATAAAATTGACTGGCAATTGACAGCAATGTACAACGGAGAGCAAAAAACAGCTCAAGGTAAAAACCTAGGGCAATTTGGAATGAATACTGCTTTAAGCAAAGATGTTATGAAAGATAAAGCTACTATTGCTTTCAACATTAGCGACGTATTCAATTCAAGAAAAATGAGATCTTACACTTATTTAGATGGAGTGACTTCGTATAGCGAATTCCAATTCCGTAAACGTCAATTCAATTTATCATTCACTTACCGTTTCAACAAACCAAAGAGCGAAAGAGATAAAAATGCACAGCCAAGAAATGACGGCGGTGGAGACGGCGGTGGAGATTTTCCGGGATAATTTTTTTAAATTCCAATACTGAAATTCCAAATTCCAAACTGGATAAAAAATAACAATAAAAAAAATTCCAAATTCCAACTTTTACGATTGGGATTTGGAATTTTTCTTTTTAGCCAATTTATTTAATCATCCAAGTTTGTCAAAGTTTGGAAATTTGAAATTTGGATTTTTCTATTTCTAACGAAACCCGACAGGTTTTAAAAACCTGTCGGGTTTAAATAAGCTCATCAAATTAGAATTTGGAATTTCAAGTATTGGAATTTCTCTTTTTTTTTGCACAAAAAAAAGAACCCTAATGGGTTCTTTTCTTATGACATCAATCTAAAATTAAATAGATTGTTCTTCTTGTCTTTTTCTAGCTCTTTTCTCTTTGATCATTTCCCAGCTAGCACCCGTAACCCAGTAAGATACGAAACCAACTAAGAAAAACATTAACCAAAACCCTATAGTAAGTATGGTTAAGAAAAGTAAAAAGCCTAAGTACTGTGAAAATTCAAACATGTTTTCCGGAATTTTTGAATGTTACGACAAATGTAGGGTATATATTTTTTCTCAGCAATAAAATCTAAATCAATTTTCGTTAAATAACATTTATCCGTATATTTATACTCATTTTAAATAAGCTTTTTTAGGACATACAATCCCTTTCTTTAAAAGAGCTCAGATGAATTTCATCAAAACATTTCACCTTTTACAGATAACATTTTTACATACAACATAATGAAATACAGAATAGAAAAAGACACCATGGGCGAAGTTCAAGTCCCAGCCGATAAATATTGGGGTGCACAAACAGAACGTTCCAGAAATAATTTCAAAATCGGACCAGCGGCATCTATGCCAAAAGAAATCATTGAAGGTTTTGCCTATCTAAAAAAAGCTGCCGCTTATGCTAATTATGATTTAGGCGTTCTGCCAATAGAAAAAAGAGATGCCATTGCAGCCGTTTGCGACGAAATCCTTGAAGGCAAACTAGACGATCAATTTCCTCTTGTAATCTGGCAAACAGGTTCTGGCACACAAAGCAATATGAATGTAAATGAAGTAATTGCCAACCGTGCTCAAGTTCTTAAATGTTTTGAAATTGGCGAAGGCGAACAATTCATAAAAGCCAATGATGATGTAAATAAATCCCAATCATCAAATGATACTTTCCCAACTGGAATGCACATTGCGGCTTACAAAATGGTGGTAGAAACTACTATTCCTGGAGTCGAAAAACTTCATGCTACTTTAGCAAAAAAAGCAGCCGAATACAAAGACGTTGTTAAAATCGGCCGTACACACTTAATGGATGCAACACCCTTAACGCTTGGTCAAGAAATTTCAGGTTACGCCGCTCAATTAGCTTTCGGATTAAAAGCTTTAAAAAATACTTTAGCTCATTTATCTGAAATTGCTCTTGGAGGAACAGCTGTCGGAACAGGGCTAAACACGCCAAAAGGTTACGATGTAAAAGTTGCCGAATATATTGCAAAATTCACCAAACATCCTTTTATAACAGCGGAAAACAAGTTTGAAGCGCTTGCCGCACACGATGCGATCGTAGAAACACATGGAGCCTTAAAACAATTGGCTGTTTCATTAAATAAAATTGCCAATGATGTTAGAATGTTAGCTTCTGGTCCACGTTCTGGAATTGGCGAAATTCATATTCCTGAAAACGAGCCAGGTTCTTCTATTATGCCTGGAAAAGTAAACCCAACACAATGTGAAGCTTTAACTATGGTTTGTGCACAAGTCATTGGAAACGATATGGCAATTGCTGTTGGAGGAATGCAAGGTCACTACGAACTAAATGTTTTCAAACCTGTAATGGCAGCTAACTTTTTACAATCGGCGCAATTACTTGGCGATGCTTGTGTTTCTTTTGATGAACATTGCGCCCAAGGAATCGAACCAAATCATAAACGCATCAAAGAATTAGTAGACAATTCGTTAATGCTCGTTACCGCTTTAAACACTAAAATTGGTTATTACAAAGCAGCAGAAATCGCTCAAACCGCTCATAAAAACGGAACGACTCTTAAAGAAGAAGCTGTTCGTTTGGGTTATGTAACACCAGAAGATTTTGATGCTTGGGTAAAACCTGAGGATATGGTTTAAGATTAATTGTTAATTGTTAATTGTTAATTGTTAATTGTTAATTGTTAATTCTCATCGATACGAATAAAAAAAGAGCTTTCTAAAATTTGAAAGCTCTTTTTCATTAACCATTTATAATTAATAATTAACCATTATTAACGTAATCCTGTAAATAACTGAATCTTTCCGTCAATTTTCCATTCTCAGTGATTTTGGCACGTTTTAAGATTCCGTCTTTATCACCATTGAAGAAAGCCGGAATTACGTGTTCCATAAATTGCTCTCCGAAACCTTCGCTGGCATCTTTTGGAATTTCGCAAGGTAGATTATCTACCGCCATTACAGCAACAGCTGCAGGATGGAAGAAATCAACTTCACGATCTTCTAATGGAAAATACCCGTATAACGGCTCTTCAATTGTAGATGAACGAACTGTACAAGCTATCGGTCCGTTAACATCACAAGAAATATCTGCCACCACTTTCAATTTGCAATCGCTTGCATTCAGCATTTCTTTTGTCAAAATCATTGGAGCATTATTAGCATGAAAATGCCCAGCGAAATAAATATCCGAAACCTTCGTAAATCTTTCAAAATCAGATTCATATTCTTCAGGATGATTCACAAAATCTATAAAATCTAAAACCTGACCGTCTTTTCTTTTGTTATATTCCAAAACATCCAACTGAACGTAAACCGCTTGAGCATATTTTTTAGTCAAATAATTATCAATCGTAATTTCTTTCACTTTTATAGCATCCAAAATTTCTTTTGCCCCACTCCCAACCTTTCCTGTTCCTGTAACAACAAATTTTAAAGCAGGCATTGTAATGCGTTTTAAATGCTTTATCAAATCTTCTTTTCCAGAAAGTGACTCTGCTTTCGGAAGTTTAAACAATTCAAATTTAATTCCAAATGCACGAATTCCATTATAAACCCCAACCATACCAGCATATTTTCCGAAACCAATTAAACGATGATCGTGTTCGTTTACAATCGTTTCATGATCATACAAATCGATATTTTTTTCTAAGATCGCCTGAAGCAGTTTTCTGTTATGAGGTTGTTTTTTAATCGTATGAGAAAAAAAGAAATAAGCTTTGTTTGGAATCAAATCGTCTACAGGAACTTCTTTTACACCAAATAAAACATCACAGTCAGATACATCATCAGTGACCGTAATTCCCATATTTTTATAATCATCGTCAGAAAATATTCTAATATCAGAACTTTCAACTTTTACAGAAGCATCGTGATAAAGCTGTTTTAATCTTGTCAATTCATTTGGAGAAAAAACTACTCTTCTATCAGGCGGGTTTTTTCTCTCTTTTATAATTCCAAATTTCATTTAATGTGGTTTTTTAGTTTTTAATAATATAACTTTTTAAAACATATTTGTTTCAAATATAACAAATTTAGTTAAAATTTTGTTTTAAAAATTCTATCTGGAATGCTTAAAAACCGTTAAAAGCTGAAAAACAACTGACTAAAATTTACTTTTCTTAAAAATATGTTAAAAAACGCAAATTAGAGCCACAGAACCAAGAATACAACAAAATTGAATTCGATATATTTGTTTTTAAAGAACGATGCAAATGATTTTCCTTAAAAAGACAAAGATACCACAATTACTTTTTTCAATACTTGTTTTAAGCTCTTGTGGTCAAAACAAAACAACAGCAACAGATACAACTCAGACAGTCGAAGATACCTTACCTAAAATGAAGCCGTTAGGAGCTGAACCGAAAGTTTCACAGGCTTATAAAAACACGGTTGTCGGCAGAATAAATCACTTTTATAACAAAAATTGGCCAAACAATACCATGAATGGAAGCTTCTTAGTGGCCAAAAATGGACAGATTTTATTTGAAAGATATAACGGTTTTGCCAATAAAAATGAAGGAACCGAAATAACTCCTGACACTCCTGTGCAAATTGCTTCTGTGAGCAAGGTACTAACTGCAACAGCGGTTTTAAAATTGGTGAATGCAGGAAAAATTGACCTCGATCAGAAAGTAAATACTATTTTAAAAACTTTCCCATACGAAGAATGTACGATCAGAATGTTATTGGATCACCGTACAGGAATGCGTAATTATGCCTATTTTACAGATCGCGATAAATCGATCTGGGACAGACATAATCAATTGACCAATAAAGATATCTTGGATATTCTGGCAACAAAAGATATTGGTTTAGAATCTAGAACTGGAACTCGTTTTAGCTATTGCAATACCAATTATGCAATGCTGGCGCTTATTATTGAAAAAATTACAGGTTTAAGTTATAAAGAAGCAATGTCTCAAATGATTTTTAAGCCTCTTGGAATGACTCATACTTATGTTTTTGATGACGATAAAGACAGAAAGAAAATTGTTCCTTCATATAAAGGTAACGGTGTAGAAATCGGTTTTGATTATTTGGATAATGTCTATGGCGATAAAAATGTTTTTTCTACAGCAAGAGATCTTTTAAAATTTGATCGTGCAAGACAATCACCAGATTTTCTAAAACCTGAATTGCTGAAGCAAGTATACACAGGTTACAGCAACGAACGCAAAGGAACTAAGAATTATGGCCTTGGAATTAGAATGATTAATTGGGAAACAGGACAGAATTTCTATTTCCATAACGGCTGGTGGCACGGAAACACCTCATCTTACATTACTTTGATGAAAGAAGGAGTTACGATTATTGCATTATCTAATAAGATGACAAGAAACACTTATGCAGTTCGCAAACTAGCTCCTGTTTTTGGAGATTACCCTTTTAATTTTAAAGACGAAGAATAACAAAATTTTTCTGAAAATTTTAGCAGAAAGTAATTTCAAATACTCTAAATTTGCAGACTTATTTTTTGGGGTCGACTGGTTTTGACAGCAAGTCGAATTGAACAGTAAGCACGTCGAGCATTGAGACCTTGCTCGTAAATATAAGATCTCGAACTTTTACACGGCGAAAATAATTACGCTTTAGCTGCATAATCCGAATCATAGTACGATTGCGCCACGTCTCTACAAGGTAGAGAAGCTGGATTCTCCTGGAAAGCCTTGGTTTGTGGCGTTCCGTTCAGGGGAACCGTAAAAATAAACCTAGATTTCCATGAGCTTCGGGTGGATTTCGAAAATTAAGAAGATAAGTGTTGGGTGGTTGTTTCTGGCCTAGCTCAACATCGAAAATCTAATCAGGAAATAAGCGTGTAGAAAG from Flavobacterium sp. KACC 22763 includes these protein-coding regions:
- the fumC gene encoding class II fumarate hydratase codes for the protein MKYRIEKDTMGEVQVPADKYWGAQTERSRNNFKIGPAASMPKEIIEGFAYLKKAAAYANYDLGVLPIEKRDAIAAVCDEILEGKLDDQFPLVIWQTGSGTQSNMNVNEVIANRAQVLKCFEIGEGEQFIKANDDVNKSQSSNDTFPTGMHIAAYKMVVETTIPGVEKLHATLAKKAAEYKDVVKIGRTHLMDATPLTLGQEISGYAAQLAFGLKALKNTLAHLSEIALGGTAVGTGLNTPKGYDVKVAEYIAKFTKHPFITAENKFEALAAHDAIVETHGALKQLAVSLNKIANDVRMLASGPRSGIGEIHIPENEPGSSIMPGKVNPTQCEALTMVCAQVIGNDMAIAVGGMQGHYELNVFKPVMAANFLQSAQLLGDACVSFDEHCAQGIEPNHKRIKELVDNSLMLVTALNTKIGYYKAAEIAQTAHKNGTTLKEEAVRLGYVTPEDFDAWVKPEDMV
- a CDS encoding CPBP family intramembrane glutamic endopeptidase, producing MFLEQGIKPENKFWKYLLGSVFIISASFIGQIPITAAVFYKTFRDHIAFPTTNEGVMKMFESNTTLFLVMISFIFAFAGIYFVVKYMHHQTLLSVTTSRSKVDWKRIWFSFFLWSFFSVLSFLFVYLRSPEQFVLQFKLVPFLILAVLGCVLIPIQTSTEEYVFRGYLMQGFANLAQNRWFPLLMTSLIFGSMHWTNPEVEKMGSIIMIYYIGTGLFLGVITLMDEGMELALGFHAANNLVGALLVTSDWTVFQTNSIFKDLSEPSAGIDVILPVVVIYPILLFIFSKKYGWTNWKEKLTGKISNVELNA
- a CDS encoding AMP-binding protein; the encoded protein is MQNLTHNKVHNYFKLNGYHLNAKDLCQIAYSYIKEGDAYEQSIGEFFLDWFDKKDYIEMTTSGTTGLPKLVKLRKQSMIQSALATGDFFGLEPGDKALLCLPTQFIAGKMMLVRSLILGLELDVVSPSLHPLQFNTTTYDFVAMVPLQVQNSIEGLSKVRKLIIGGAKLDSALEEKLLPLKTEIYETYGMTETITHIAAKRLGDSVFSILPNVKISQDDRQCLVINVASISDEPIVTNDLVELVNEQQFKFLGRIDNVINSGGVKLIPEQIEAKLIGKIANRFFVTGLPDTTLGEKLILVVEGEKQEFAPDFFDVLGKYEKPKEIVFVSKFKENENGKLLRKPTLQE
- the arsC gene encoding arsenate reductase (glutaredoxin) (This arsenate reductase requires both glutathione and glutaredoxin to convert arsenate to arsenite, after which the efflux transporter formed by ArsA and ArsB can extrude the arsenite from the cell, providing resistance.), with the translated sequence MIQIYHNPRCGKSRNCLAFIEKSNQDFEIIPYLTETPSFDQLKTLLGQLNLEPIQLIRTKEKIWIENFKGKTLSDDEIINAMVENPILIERPIVVKDGKAIIGRDPELVASFLD
- a CDS encoding RsmB/NOP family class I SAM-dependent RNA methyltransferase; this translates as MRLHRNLVYTTIDSLNAIFNEGEYADKVVARALKKDKRWGSSDRKFVAETIYEIVRWKRLYAEIAEVKEPYDRDNLWRMFAVWAVLRGYPIPDWRQLEGTPERKIKGRFDELSKTRAIKESIPDWMDELGVKELGEKVWAKEIAAQNQPAKVILRTNTLKGTKESLRNTLMDLNIETEYLKDQPEALVLKERANVFLTDAFKQGLFEVQDANSQLVAGFLDVKPGMRVVDTCAGAGGKTLHMASLMENKGQLIAMDLYESKLKQLKLRAKRNGAFNIEYRIIDSTKVIKKLHEKADRVLIDAPCSGLGVLKRNPDSKWKLQPEFIDNIRKVQSEVLENYSKIVKPGGKLVYATCSVLPSENQEQVEKFLKTEIGKQFTFIEDRKMLASESGFDGFYMALLERKK
- a CDS encoding NAD(P)-dependent oxidoreductase yields the protein MKFGIIKERKNPPDRRVVFSPNELTRLKQLYHDASVKVESSDIRIFSDDDYKNMGITVTDDVSDCDVLFGVKEVPVDDLIPNKAYFFFSHTIKKQPHNRKLLQAILEKNIDLYDHETIVNEHDHRLIGFGKYAGMVGVYNGIRAFGIKFELFKLPKAESLSGKEDLIKHLKRITMPALKFVVTGTGKVGSGAKEILDAIKVKEITIDNYLTKKYAQAVYVQLDVLEYNKRKDGQVLDFIDFVNHPEEYESDFERFTKVSDIYFAGHFHANNAPMILTKEMLNASDCKLKVVADISCDVNGPIACTVRSSTIEEPLYGYFPLEDREVDFFHPAAVAVMAVDNLPCEIPKDASEGFGEQFMEHVIPAFFNGDKDGILKRAKITENGKLTERFSYLQDYVNNG
- a CDS encoding TonB-dependent receptor domain-containing protein; this translates as MKKIKFAVLLVFLFTSFYNYSQQGPGGRPKVKVTGKVFEKVSKQPLEYATISLTKPNDTKVVAGGITNPKGEFEVAVAPGTYDIKVEFISFKSTEIKQKSIQDDTNLGVVNLSEDAAQLNEVVVRAEKSTVEIKLDKKVYNVGQDMIVKGGSVSDVLDNVPSVSVDTEGNVSLRGSDNIRILIDGRPSQAINVAEALRQLPADAIDKVEVITNPSARYDAEGGSGIINIILKKGKNQGFNGTFIASTGLPETYGASANLNYKTEKLNYFTTAGYNYRTTEGAGKTNSEYFDQNEVTKSYLDENRDTKRVRNGFNERAGVEWTLTPSTFWTNAINYQKNTGDDRDLINYYNYDAAHNYTGTSYRLNDADTGSENFEYTSNLIKNFNDKGHKLTADLSISRNTDDSNSTITASPNFNNTLNDQVQKQVLFQADYVLPLGKGGQFEAGYKGSFGDLNNEYYVTTIENNVPVKDPNLSNTLEYKENINALYTQYGFKANKFSYLFGLRWEDTDIHVNLLDNNNFNTKKYNNLFPSAFISYEISDQSNFSASYSKRLSRPRGRFMNPAVNYASNINIFQGNPDLDPSLTDKYDIGYIKKWDKVTFNTSAYFEDTKDVFSFVRSPTGDYVTADGEVVTPAPGEVVDGTPVIKSQPINLGREQKFGFEFTFNYTPYKWWKLNSNFNFFNVKTTGEHSYIDTQGNTIVQDLDNQATSWFARVNSKVTLPYKIDWQLTAMYNGEQKTAQGKNLGQFGMNTALSKDVMKDKATIAFNISDVFNSRKMRSYTYLDGVTSYSEFQFRKRQFNLSFTYRFNKPKSERDKNAQPRNDGGGDGGGDFPG